Proteins encoded by one window of Cylindrospermum stagnale PCC 7417:
- a CDS encoding heavy metal translocating P-type ATPase, whose protein sequence is MQLVPKTQLAPESAPITEKIILDVGGMKCAGCVKAVERQLTQQPGVKSACVNLVTEVAVVELETGAVDADALAKQLTTAGFPTQTRRANDKVTGETSALQDPAARGRREMLAAIRQLVIAGILLGLSGIGHFGNIGSSMLPMLNNIWFHCGLATVALLIPGRPILVDGWRGWRRNMPNMNTLVGLGTLTAYSASLVALLFPQMGWECFFDEPVMMLGFILLGRTLEQQARGRAAAAFRQLLALQPQIARLIANPDAEKIGAGATIVEIPAEQVRVGEWLQVLPGDKIPVDGEVRFGQTTVDESMLTGEAVPAIKQPGDIVTAGTLNQSGAIAIQATRTGNDTTLAQIVALVEAAQTRKAPVQKLVDTVAGYFTYGVLTAALLTFAFWYFFGTHIWTDLTMSGGMEMMGHSPLPTPHSPILVSLKLAIAVMVVACPCALGLATPTAILVGTGMGAERGLLIKGGDVLERVHQLDTVVFDKTGTLTTGNPTVTDCLVFEELFAEGKIKAQELGAESKGENVPTPLPSASSTLLRLAAAVESGTYHPLAKAIQQFAQQQKLSIPDAVDFHTEPGLGVSAVVEGVSVLLGNWDWLSWHGIAISERAQQSAQRLAAEGKTVVCVAVGGTLAGLIAIFDTLRPDAQAAVDQLRQMGLRVMLLSGDRLEAADAIAKQLGIDSADVMAGVPPAKKAAAIESLQKGGIWITPDSCDLNLTQHSVVAMVGDGINDAPALSQADVGISLHCGTGVAMETAEIILMRDCLSDVVEAIQLSRATFNKIRQNLFWAFAYNTIGIPLAAGVFLPSLGFVLSPSSAAALMAFSSVSVVTNSVLLRRFAHRP, encoded by the coding sequence ATGCAACTTGTCCCAAAAACTCAGCTAGCCCCAGAATCTGCCCCAATCACAGAGAAAATTATTCTAGATGTTGGCGGCATGAAGTGTGCTGGGTGCGTGAAGGCAGTAGAACGACAGCTAACTCAACAACCAGGAGTCAAGAGCGCTTGTGTGAACCTGGTGACAGAGGTAGCGGTGGTGGAGTTGGAAACTGGTGCAGTAGATGCAGATGCACTGGCAAAGCAATTAACAACAGCTGGATTCCCAACTCAAACGAGGAGGGCTAACGACAAAGTAACGGGTGAGACATCCGCTCTACAAGACCCAGCAGCACGAGGACGCCGAGAAATGCTGGCAGCAATCAGGCAGTTGGTGATTGCTGGGATATTACTGGGGTTGTCGGGAATTGGGCATTTTGGTAACATTGGTAGCTCTATGCTACCGATGCTGAATAACATCTGGTTCCACTGTGGTCTGGCAACAGTGGCGCTGTTAATTCCCGGTCGCCCGATTTTAGTAGATGGCTGGCGGGGCTGGCGGCGGAATATGCCCAACATGAATACCCTCGTGGGCTTGGGAACGCTGACAGCTTATAGTGCTAGTTTGGTGGCGCTGTTGTTTCCGCAAATGGGTTGGGAGTGCTTCTTTGACGAACCAGTGATGATGCTGGGTTTTATCCTTCTAGGACGGACATTAGAACAACAAGCCAGAGGTCGCGCCGCCGCCGCATTTAGACAATTGCTGGCACTCCAGCCACAGATAGCACGATTGATTGCCAACCCAGATGCTGAGAAAATAGGAGCAGGGGCAACTATTGTTGAGATCCCTGCCGAGCAGGTGCGTGTTGGTGAATGGTTACAGGTGCTCCCAGGAGATAAAATCCCCGTTGATGGTGAGGTTCGTTTTGGGCAAACAACGGTGGATGAATCGATGTTGACTGGGGAAGCAGTGCCAGCAATCAAGCAACCAGGAGATATCGTCACAGCGGGAACCCTCAACCAGTCGGGTGCGATCGCTATTCAGGCAACACGTACCGGCAATGATACAACTCTGGCACAAATTGTTGCCTTGGTAGAAGCGGCTCAAACCCGTAAAGCTCCCGTGCAGAAATTAGTCGATACGGTAGCTGGTTATTTTACCTATGGTGTGTTGACAGCTGCTTTATTAACATTCGCTTTTTGGTACTTTTTCGGCACCCATATCTGGACTGATCTCACTATGTCAGGTGGGATGGAAATGATGGGACACTCCCCACTCCCCACTCCCCACTCCCCAATACTAGTTAGCTTAAAATTAGCGATCGCAGTTATGGTAGTCGCTTGTCCCTGTGCTTTAGGACTTGCCACCCCAACAGCGATTCTCGTAGGAACTGGTATGGGTGCAGAACGCGGTCTGCTGATCAAAGGCGGCGATGTTTTGGAAAGAGTACACCAGCTAGACACCGTGGTTTTTGATAAAACGGGCACTCTCACCACAGGTAATCCTACAGTTACAGATTGTCTGGTATTTGAGGAACTCTTTGCTGAGGGCAAAATCAAGGCTCAAGAACTGGGAGCAGAAAGCAAGGGGGAAAATGTCCCTACCCCACTCCCTTCTGCCTCTTCTACTCTTCTCCGACTAGCAGCAGCGGTAGAAAGCGGCACATATCATCCCCTAGCAAAAGCGATTCAACAGTTCGCGCAGCAGCAAAAGTTATCAATCCCTGATGCTGTGGATTTTCACACCGAACCAGGGCTAGGGGTGTCTGCTGTGGTAGAAGGTGTCAGCGTCTTGTTAGGAAACTGGGACTGGTTGAGTTGGCACGGAATTGCGATTAGTGAAAGAGCACAACAGTCCGCTCAGAGATTAGCAGCAGAAGGTAAAACAGTCGTTTGCGTAGCAGTTGGCGGGACTTTAGCCGGATTAATTGCTATCTTTGATACCCTCAGACCAGATGCCCAAGCAGCTGTAGATCAGTTGCGGCAAATGGGTTTACGGGTAATGCTGCTCAGTGGCGATAGATTAGAAGCAGCCGATGCGATCGCTAAACAACTGGGAATAGATAGCGCTGATGTGATGGCAGGCGTCCCCCCAGCGAAGAAAGCAGCTGCAATTGAGTCTCTACAAAAAGGAGGCATCTGGATAACTCCTGACTCTTGTGACCTTAACCTTACTCAGCACTCTGTTGTGGCCATGGTAGGAGATGGGATTAATGATGCTCCAGCTTTATCTCAAGCAGATGTTGGTATTTCTTTACACTGTGGCACAGGAGTAGCTATGGAAACTGCAGAAATTATCCTGATGCGTGATTGCTTGAGCGACGTTGTCGAAGCAATTCAGCTTAGTCGTGCCACATTCAACAAAATTCGCCAGAATTTATTCTGGGCTTTTGCATATAATACAATTGGTATTCCTCTAGCAGCCGGTGTTTTCTTACCCAGTTTGGGTTTTGTTCTTAGCCCATCCAGTGCCGCTGCATTAATGGCATTTAGTTCGGTTAGTGTTGTTACCAACTCAGTTTTATTACGGCGGTTTGCTCATCGCCCATAA
- the thyD gene encoding thylakoid membrane protein ThyD: MKVAITGATGFVGSRLVERLHREGNRVLVLTRNTAFAQKIFPSEAFPNLEIIAYTAGVSGSWQDAIAGCDGVVNLAGEPIAEGRWTPERKQAILNSRKLGTQKIVEAIAKASPKTAVLVNASAIGYYGTSETATFDETSPNGEDFLAQVCQAWEAEAQLVKDAGVRLVILRFGIVLGNGGALGKMITPFKLFAGGPIGSGRQWFSWIHLDDMVSLILSALTKPEMEGVYNATAPNPVRMTDLSQTMGKVMHRPSWLPVPAVALEVLLGDGAIVVLEGQQVLPKRTLESGFKYQYPNLPSALTQILQ, translated from the coding sequence ATGAAAGTAGCAATTACTGGAGCAACAGGATTTGTGGGAAGTCGTTTGGTAGAACGACTCCACAGGGAAGGTAATAGAGTACTGGTGTTAACCCGAAACACCGCCTTTGCTCAAAAGATTTTTCCCTCAGAGGCTTTTCCCAATCTAGAAATAATTGCCTATACTGCGGGTGTCTCTGGTTCTTGGCAAGATGCAATTGCTGGTTGTGATGGTGTAGTTAATTTGGCTGGAGAACCCATCGCTGAGGGACGCTGGACACCAGAACGCAAGCAAGCAATCCTTAATAGCCGGAAACTCGGTACACAAAAAATAGTAGAAGCTATAGCCAAGGCTAGTCCCAAAACGGCTGTGTTAGTCAATGCTTCGGCTATTGGCTACTACGGCACTAGTGAAACTGCTACCTTTGACGAAACTAGCCCGAATGGTGAGGATTTTCTCGCCCAAGTCTGCCAAGCTTGGGAAGCTGAAGCTCAACTCGTGAAAGATGCTGGTGTGCGCTTGGTAATTTTGCGCTTTGGCATTGTTTTGGGCAATGGTGGTGCTTTGGGCAAAATGATTACTCCTTTCAAACTCTTTGCCGGTGGGCCCATTGGCAGTGGTCGGCAGTGGTTCTCGTGGATTCATTTAGATGATATGGTTAGCCTGATTCTTTCCGCTTTAACTAAACCAGAAATGGAAGGCGTATATAATGCTACTGCGCCTAACCCCGTCCGGATGACAGATTTGAGTCAAACTATGGGAAAAGTGATGCATCGCCCGAGCTGGTTGCCTGTTCCGGCTGTAGCACTCGAGGTTCTTTTGGGAGATGGGGCAATAGTTGTTTTAGAAGGTCAGCAGGTCCTTCCCAAGCGCACTTTAGAATCAGGCTTTAAGTACCAATATCCTAATTTGCCCTCGGCTCTGACACAAATTCTTCAATAA
- a CDS encoding TM2 domain-containing protein — MANLNPSRATKQLLAGYCGIIFGGFGVHKFILGYTAEGFIMLAISLVGGTFTYGVSLLIMQLVGLIEGMIYLNKNHEEFVDTYFVNKQGWF; from the coding sequence ATGGCAAATCTTAACCCCTCTCGCGCTACCAAACAACTTCTAGCTGGTTACTGTGGCATTATTTTTGGGGGTTTTGGGGTGCATAAATTTATTCTCGGTTACACCGCAGAAGGTTTTATCATGCTAGCAATTTCCCTCGTGGGGGGTACATTCACTTACGGCGTTAGCTTGCTGATTATGCAACTCGTAGGTTTGATTGAAGGCATGATCTACTTGAATAAGAACCATGAAGAATTCGTTGATACCTACTTTGTAAATAAGCAGGGATGGTTCTAG
- a CDS encoding CPBP family intramembrane glutamic endopeptidase, translated as MTLKRLLLIALTLLALWISSESLFSSWQKPQFQSNLELYQTNIVLEAQSWQPEDSNDESFQAIRKMIVDEKPLENATKQYQEALQSVQTNLDKSKNQIAQLPSQEVAASSETKPLPKISRVTKTSGQGQKQQLQQSVQQLQKLLDVLELRLGILQAKQGETASALDTWSELEKRSDVNPEFGKTAIALSGLWSNPPRLLPNAQQLIQKNLQGWFRSTALIQLYQLQQRQDALSTVKAAQQEAASQAVLKLALIATIPTLSALIGVVLLVFLIGQRLLKGKASLLAQNGDLPWITPWGGETVLQVFVLGFLLMGQLFVPAVLALLPIPRSADVRVQAVYVLISYLMMASGALLVLYYSIKRFFPLPELWFGFRLQGNWFLWGLGGYCTALPIVVLVSLINQQLWQGQGGSNPLLQLALESRDGVALGIFFFTAAIAAPLFEELLFRGFLLPSLTRYLPVWGAILVSSLLFAAAHLSLSEILPLTALGIVLGLVYTRCLTTSPSGSTRNLLAPMLLHSLWNSGTLLSLFILGSGNN; from the coding sequence ATGACACTTAAGCGGTTGCTTTTAATTGCGCTGACGCTGCTAGCACTCTGGATTTCCAGTGAGTCTTTATTCAGTAGTTGGCAGAAACCTCAGTTCCAAAGTAACTTGGAATTGTACCAAACAAATATTGTGCTAGAAGCGCAGTCCTGGCAACCAGAAGATAGTAACGATGAGAGTTTCCAGGCAATTCGGAAAATGATTGTGGACGAGAAACCCCTGGAAAATGCGACAAAGCAGTATCAGGAAGCACTTCAATCAGTCCAAACTAATTTAGATAAATCGAAAAACCAAATAGCACAACTGCCCTCTCAAGAAGTTGCTGCTTCCTCAGAAACTAAACCCCTACCAAAAATTTCTCGTGTTACCAAAACCTCTGGACAGGGACAGAAACAGCAGTTACAGCAGTCTGTTCAGCAACTGCAAAAATTACTGGATGTTTTAGAATTGCGCCTAGGAATTTTGCAAGCAAAGCAGGGTGAGACGGCTAGCGCCCTCGATACTTGGAGTGAATTAGAAAAGCGCTCAGATGTGAATCCAGAATTTGGGAAAACTGCGATCGCATTAAGCGGACTCTGGAGCAATCCCCCTCGTCTTTTACCAAATGCTCAACAGCTGATTCAAAAAAATTTACAAGGTTGGTTTCGCTCTACAGCTTTGATTCAGTTATACCAACTCCAGCAACGCCAAGACGCTTTATCAACGGTTAAAGCGGCGCAACAAGAAGCTGCTAGTCAAGCGGTGTTGAAGTTAGCGCTGATTGCCACGATTCCCACTTTGTCAGCTTTAATCGGTGTGGTACTGCTGGTTTTTTTAATTGGTCAGCGCTTGCTGAAGGGTAAAGCCTCCTTATTAGCTCAAAATGGCGATTTACCTTGGATAACACCTTGGGGTGGGGAAACCGTTTTACAGGTTTTCGTCCTCGGCTTTTTGTTGATGGGGCAACTTTTTGTCCCCGCAGTGTTAGCGCTCCTGCCGATTCCGCGTTCCGCTGATGTGCGAGTTCAGGCTGTTTACGTCTTGATTAGTTATCTAATGATGGCATCAGGGGCGCTGTTAGTCCTGTATTACTCGATCAAACGCTTTTTCCCGCTGCCAGAATTATGGTTTGGCTTCCGTCTCCAAGGTAATTGGTTTTTGTGGGGACTGGGGGGCTATTGCACGGCTTTACCGATAGTGGTGTTGGTATCGTTGATTAATCAACAATTATGGCAAGGACAAGGTGGTAGCAATCCGCTGTTACAACTAGCTCTGGAAAGCCGAGATGGTGTAGCACTAGGGATATTTTTCTTTACAGCTGCGATCGCCGCCCCGTTATTTGAAGAACTTCTGTTTCGCGGCTTTTTGTTACCTTCCTTAACTCGTTATTTACCAGTGTGGGGAGCCATTCTGGTCAGTAGTTTATTGTTTGCCGCTGCTCACCTCAGCTTGTCAGAAATTCTGCCCCTAACGGCGCTGGGAATTGTCTTGGGATTAGTTTACACGCGATGTCTGACGACAAGCCCCTCCGGGTCTACGCGCAACCTCCTTGCTCCTATGCTTCTCCACAGCCTTTGGAATAGCGGCACATTACTCAGTTTGTTTATCTTGGGTAGTGGCAATAATTAA
- a CDS encoding FHA domain-containing protein: MAGKETQKILTNQSSHNHSNYLSMAAENDENHLLILEDDQGRKEFPLENAVYSIGRDRDCDIRLMSQFVSRRHATLVRLPRKHNSLSYYYRIVDGDAKGRPSSNGLMINGRKIPAHDLKNEDEIVFGPQVRAIYYLLKNSQRPGQTDSSEYDITLINPGMTEDMED, from the coding sequence ATGGCAGGCAAAGAGACTCAAAAAATCTTAACTAATCAAAGTTCCCACAATCATAGTAACTATCTGTCAATGGCAGCAGAAAATGATGAAAACCATCTACTGATTCTTGAAGATGACCAAGGGCGCAAAGAGTTTCCTCTAGAAAACGCCGTCTATTCTATCGGTAGAGACCGCGATTGTGATATCCGTTTGATGTCACAGTTTGTCTCCCGACGCCATGCCACATTAGTAAGATTGCCACGAAAGCATAATAGTCTTAGCTATTATTACCGGATTGTTGATGGTGATGCTAAAGGGCGGCCTAGTTCCAACGGTCTGATGATTAACGGGCGCAAGATCCCAGCCCATGACCTGAAAAATGAAGACGAAATCGTTTTCGGTCCTCAGGTACGGGCTATTTATTACCTACTGAAAAATTCTCAGCGCCCAGGCCAAACTGATTCCAGCGAGTATGACATTACATTAATAAACCCTGGCATGACAGAGGATATGGAGGACTGA
- a CDS encoding Uma2 family endonuclease codes for MLNYNPLHCLPSAEDLPDSDDEPVDNQLQHLIPGLLESILAWLWSSRMDWFFGADMGIYYDPEQPPIVPDGFLSLGVERVFDENLRLSYVLWEEKVMPIMALEIVSHRRRGEYTGKKKIYAEMEILYYVIYNPQRRRKSPLEVYRLVNGAYILQPGNPVWLAEIGLAIGYQRGTYQGITRDWLYWYDEQGVRYLSPEERAISAEQRAERLAEELRKLGINPDNL; via the coding sequence ATGTTAAATTACAACCCATTACACTGCTTACCATCCGCCGAGGATCTACCTGACTCTGACGATGAACCAGTGGATAATCAACTACAACATTTAATTCCCGGTTTGCTGGAAAGCATATTAGCTTGGTTATGGTCCAGCCGCATGGATTGGTTTTTCGGCGCGGATATGGGTATTTACTATGATCCCGAACAGCCGCCAATTGTACCCGATGGTTTTTTGAGTTTAGGAGTTGAGCGAGTTTTTGATGAGAACTTGCGTTTAAGTTATGTGTTGTGGGAAGAAAAGGTAATGCCAATTATGGCGTTAGAAATTGTTTCTCACAGAAGGCGCGGTGAATATACCGGCAAAAAGAAAATATATGCTGAAATGGAAATTTTATATTATGTTATCTATAATCCTCAACGTCGCCGAAAATCACCTTTAGAAGTTTATCGCTTGGTAAATGGCGCATATATATTACAGCCAGGAAATCCAGTTTGGTTAGCAGAGATAGGTTTAGCAATTGGTTATCAACGGGGAACCTATCAAGGAATTACACGGGATTGGTTATATTGGTATGACGAGCAAGGTGTGAGATATTTATCACCAGAAGAACGGGCAATATCTGCTGAACAACGCGCCGAAAGGTTAGCAGAAGAGTTGCGAAAGTTAGGAATAAATCCTGATAATTTATAA